One genomic segment of Gossypium arboreum isolate Shixiya-1 chromosome 3, ASM2569848v2, whole genome shotgun sequence includes these proteins:
- the LOC108474591 gene encoding uncharacterized protein LOC108474591, with amino-acid sequence MEKPYTFNLLHLLFLYLLLPFLSNSIPPPAQTDHSEIISRFQRYLQINTSQPSPDYQKSTHFILSQADSLSLQSQVIEFVQGKPIVLLQWPGSDPSLPSILLNSHTDVVPSEYSKWVHPPFGAHIDEQGNIFARGSQDMKCVGMQYLEAIRRLRSSGFCPKRSLYLSFVPDEEIDSRDGAEMLASSDVFKNMNVDIVLDEGLASPNENYRVFYGERAPWWLVIKSNGAPGHGAKLYENSAMENLFKSIESIRRFRASQFDLVKAGLKAEGEVISVNMAFLKAGTPSPTGFVMNLQPSEAEAGFDIRIPPIGDLESLEKQIAEEWAPASRNMTFEFKAKGILHDDLGRPLVTATDSSNPWWTLLEEAIKKANGKIGKPEIFPASTDAQNFRKLGLPAIGFSPMANTPILLHDHNEFLNQAEYLRGIEVYESIIKAYTSYIPPGGHGDSRDEL; translated from the exons ATGGAGAAACCTTACACTTTCAATCTTCTTCATCTACTCTTCCTCTATTTACTGCTTCCATTTCTCTCAAATTCGATACCACCACCAGCCCAAACCGACCACTCCGAAATCATATCAAGGTTCCAACGATACCTCCAAATCAACACTTCCCAACCATCCCCAGACTACCAAAAATCTACCCATTTCATCCTATCCCAAGCCGATTCCCTCTCTTTACAATCCCAAGTCATCGAATTCGTTCAAGGCAAGCCAATTGTGCTCCTTCAATGGCCAGGCTCCGACCCTTCCTTGCCTTCCATCCTCCTTAACTCTCACACTGACGTCGTCCCTTCTGAGTATTCGAAGTGGGTTCATCCTCCTTTTGGAGCTCACATCGACGAACAAGGAAATATCTTTGCTAGAGGCTCTCAGGATATGAAGTGCGTTGGCATGCAGTACCTGGAAGCTATTCGTAGGTTGAGGTCTTCTGGGTTTTGCCCAAAACGATCTCTTTACCTGTCGTTTGTTCCTGATGAGGAGATTGATAGCCGTGATGGTGCTGAGATGCTTGCTTCCTCTGATGTCTTCAAGAATATGAATGTCGATATAGTGCTTGATGAAG GGTTGGCTTCTCCCAATGAGAACTACAGGGTATTCTATGGGGAGAGGGCTCCATGGTGGTTGGTTATAAAGTCAAATGGAGCTCCTGGACATGGGGCGAAGCTTTATGAGAATAGTGCCATGGAGAACCTTTTCAAGAGCATTGAGAGTATTAGGAGGTTCAGGGCTTCTCAGTTCGATTTGGTGAAGGCAGGTTTGAAGGCTGAAGGGGAAGTCATCTCGGTTAATATGGCCTTTTTGAAGGCTGGCACGCCTTCCCCAACA GGTTTCGTCATGAATTTGCAGCCCTCAGAAGCAGAGGCTGGTTTTGATATTCGAATACCACCGATTGGTGATTTAGAGTCGCTGGAGAAACAGATAGCTGAGGAATGGGCACCTGCTTCGCGGAACATGACATTTGAG TTTAAGGCAAAGGGTATACTGCATGATGACCTGGGAAGGCCCCTTGTGACTGCAACCGACAGTTCTAATCCATGGTGGACTCTGTTGGAAGAAGCTATCAAGAAAGCTAATGGAAAAATAGGAAAGCCTGAGATATTTCCTGCCTCTACAGATGCTCAAAATTTTCGGAAACTAGGCCTGCCGGCTATCGGCTTCTCACCTATGGCTAACACTCCTATTTTGCTTCATGACCATAATGAG TTCCTAAACCAAGCCGAATACTTGAGAGGAATCGAGGTATATGAGTCTATAATCAAAGCTTACACATCATACATCCCGCCTGGAGGACATGGAGATTCACGAGATGAGTTGTAA
- the LOC108474836 gene encoding uncharacterized protein LOC108474836, giving the protein MSLRIKAVVDKFVEELKEALEADMHDREMKEREMQSYIEEREREVAEREAAWKAELSRREAEIARQEARLKMEKENLEKEKSVLMGTASNQDNQDGALEITVSGEKYRCLRFAKAKK; this is encoded by the exons ATGTCGCTGAGAATAAAAGCAGTGGTCGATAAGTTCGTGGAGGAGCTGAAAGAGGCCTTGGAGGCCGACATGCATGACAGAGAAATGAAGGAAAGAGAGATGCAAAGTTACATCGAGGAACGCGAGCGCGAAGTCGCCGAGCGTGAAGCTGCCTGGAAGGCCGAGCTTTCTCGCCGTGAG GCAGAGATTGCCCGACAAGAGGCTAGGCTAAAGATGGAAAAAGAAAACCTCGAAAAAGAGAAAAGCGTCCTGATGGGAACAGCATCGAATCAAGATAACCAAGACGGGGCTCTCGAAATCACTGTAAGTGGCGAGAAATACAGATGCCTGAGGTTCGCAAAGGCAAAAAAATAA
- the LOC108474665 gene encoding uncharacterized protein LOC108474665 yields the protein MSSIIQSFQKNSSLPVSQTESKDHFPPPAGPGRLRRRLSSLSLKLQPTSSPATSWTFPRSKSLSSMGEYAGSSIRKWWDWGWSWVLSKKPSFAKDIEMNEEETRILGCHNKGSWRHVFYKVRSEIRKLVGSDKVGLPQTYRYNSLDYSKNFDDGKNYTYG from the coding sequence ATGAGCTCCATCATTCAAAGCTTTCAAAAGAACAGCTCCCTCCCCGTCTCCCAAACTGAATCAAAAGACCACTTTCCACCGCCAGCTGGCCCAGGGCGGCTGCGAAGAAGGCTTTCATCTCTGTCTCTAAAACTACAACCCACTTCTTCACCGGCGACGTCATGGACATTCCCCAGATCCAAGTCCTTGTCTTCCATGGGAGAATATGCCGGTAGCTCCATCAGGAAATGGTGGGACTGGGGTTGGTCTTGGGTTCTCTCCAAAAAGCCCTCGTTCGCTAAAGACATTGAAATGAACGAAGAAGAAACCAGGATCCTTGGGTGCCACAACAAAGGCAGTTGGAGGCATGTGTTTTACAAAGTCAGATCTGAGATCAGAAAACTCGTGGGATCTGATAAAGTTGGCCTCCCACAAACTTACAGGTACAATTCTTTAGATTACTCCAAGAATTTCGATGATGGAAAGAATTACACCTATGGTTga